The sequence TTGGCATGTAGTCGTCGACGCCGGCCTCGAGCCCGGAGATGCGGTCGGCCGCCTCCCCAAGCGCGGTCAGCATCAGGATCGGCACGTCATGGCCCAGCTTCCTCAGCCGCTGTGCGAAACTGCGCCCGTCCTCGCCCGGCAGCATGACGTCGAGGATCAGCAGGTCGAAGACGATGCCCCGAAGCCGGCCTTCGGCGTCGGCCGTGTCCGGCGCCTCGGAAACGCGGTAGCCGTTGGCGCCGAGATAGCGTTTCAGCAGATCGCGCAGCCGGCTGTCGTCATCGACGATCAGGATGTGGGCCGCGTCCTCCAATCCGTTCAGTCCTTTTCGATCATCGCCAGCACCTCGGCCCGGTCGCCCGGATCGATCAGCGCCTTGAGCACAGCGGTATAGCCGTGCACGGCGTCGATGCCCGCTTCGGCGAAAGCCTCGGCGACCAGGCGGCGTTGCGGCGCCGAGCAGGCCGCCTCCAGCTCCCGTCCGCGATCGGTCAGGTGCAGGTGGCGCAGCCGCTTGTCGCGCCGGCCCTTGACCTGTTCGATGTAGCCGTCGTGGATCAGCGCGCCCAGCACACGCGAGAGCGACTGCTTGGTTATCCGCAGGATCCGCAGCAGCTGTTGCACCGTGATCCCCGGATTCCGGCCCACGAAATGGATCACGCGATGGTGCGCGCGCCCATAACCGAAATCGGCGAGGACCTCGTCGGGGCCGGACGTGAAATCGCGGTAGGCGAAGAACAGGAGTTCGATCGCCTGACGCACCGCGGGTTCCTCCGGCGCCAGGCTGGCCGAGCTCAACTTATTTAAGTCAACCATGTTGACATATATTCCTCACAATGTTACGAAACGCATGCCCTTGGAGACACATTCGTACAAACGAGGCCGAAAATGAGCAACTTCGCCGACCTGGACGGTCTGATCTGGTACAACGGAGAACTCGTTCCGTGGCAGGACGCCAATGTGCACGTGCTGACGCATGGCCTGCACTATGCCAGTTGCGTATTCGAGGGTGAACGGGTTTATGGCGGCGAGATCTTCAAGCTGACCGAGCACAGTCAGCGCCTGGTCCGCTCCGCCGAACTGCTGGACTTCGAGATCCCGTATTCCGTGGAGGAGATCGACGCAGCGTGCCGTCAGACGGTGGAGGCCAACAGCATCGTCGACGGCTATGTCCGGCCCGTGGCCTGGCGCGGCAGCGAGATGATGGGCGTCTCTGCCCAGTCGAATCGCATCAACCTGGCCATCGCCGTCTGGGAGTGGCCGAGCTACTTTGCGCCGGAGGAGCGCCTGCGCGGCATCCGGCTGCAGATTTCGAAGTGGCGGCGGCCCGACCCGGCGACGGCGCCGACGGATTCCAAGGCCGCCGGCCTCTACATGATCTGCACCCTTTCGAAACACCGGGCGGAATCGGAAGGCTATCAGGACGCGCTGATGCTGGACTGGCGCGGCCGGGTGGCCGAGGCGACCGGCGCCAACATCTTTTTCTCCAAGGACGGCGTGCTGCACACGCCGACGCCGGACTGCTTCCTGG comes from Minwuia thermotolerans and encodes:
- a CDS encoding branched-chain amino acid aminotransferase translates to MSNFADLDGLIWYNGELVPWQDANVHVLTHGLHYASCVFEGERVYGGEIFKLTEHSQRLVRSAELLDFEIPYSVEEIDAACRQTVEANSIVDGYVRPVAWRGSEMMGVSAQSNRINLAIAVWEWPSYFAPEERLRGIRLQISKWRRPDPATAPTDSKAAGLYMICTLSKHRAESEGYQDALMLDWRGRVAEATGANIFFSKDGVLHTPTPDCFLDGITRRTAIELAGRRGIKVVERPIMPEEMADFEECFLTGTAAEVTPVREIGPYSFQPGTICEQLIADYDAEVRRKNSAAAA
- a CDS encoding MarR family winged helix-turn-helix transcriptional regulator is translated as MVDLNKLSSASLAPEEPAVRQAIELLFFAYRDFTSGPDEVLADFGYGRAHHRVIHFVGRNPGITVQQLLRILRITKQSLSRVLGALIHDGYIEQVKGRRDKRLRHLHLTDRGRELEAACSAPQRRLVAEAFAEAGIDAVHGYTAVLKALIDPGDRAEVLAMIEKD